CCGCGATCGCCCCGCACGCCTACCAGACGCTCTACACCACGCTCGTCGGCTTTGCGTTCGGCGTTGCCATCGGGCTGACGCTGGGAGTGCTGATCGGCTCCTCGAAGCTCGCGTTCGACACCGCCTATCCGCTCCTCGTCGGCATCTCGTCGATCCCCAAGGTGGCGGTGGTGCCGATCTTCGTCCTGTGGTTCGGGGCGGGGACGGTGCCGGCGATCCTCACGGCGATGATCATCTGCATCTTCCCCATCGTGGTGAACGTCGCGACCGGGATCGCCACCGTCGAACCGGAGCTCGAGGACGTCATGAAGTCGATGAAGGCGTCCAAGCTCGACATTTTGTGGAACGTCGGCCTGCCGCGGGCGATGCCGTATTTCTTCGCCTCGCTCAAAGTCGCGATCACGCTCGCCTTCGTCGGCTCGGTGATCGCCGAGACGGTCGCCTCCAACCGCGGCATCGGCAACATGATGATGATCGCCTCGTCGTCGTTCAACGTGCCGCTGGTGTTCGCGGGGCTGGCGATCCTGTCGTTCCTGGGCGTCGCGCTCTACGTCGTCTTCTCGCTGATCGAGCGGCGCGTGACCGGCTGGGCGTTGCGAAAGTCCGCCTGACGCCCCCCGCGTCGCACCCCATCGCCGGCCGGCCGTAAGCCGCGCGGACCCCCGTCCGGGCGGCTTACGCATATGAAATTGCATTCGAAGGCTTGCTGACGGGGGCATCCTTCGGGCAATATTGTCCGACGGTATGCAGAATACATTATGCAGGGCCGACAAAAAAAGAACGACAGGGAAGAACGACCATGAAGATGAGAACGATGGCGCTCGGCGCCACGCTGGCCGCCGCGCTCGCCACCGGCGCCAGCGCCGAAACGCTGCGCTTCGGTCACTACGCCAACACCAGCGACACGCCGCACAAGGCGGCCGAGATGTTCGCCTGGATCGTCGACAACATGACCGGCGGCGATCTCACCGTCGAAATCTACCCGGCGGGCGAGCTGGGCAACTCCGCCAACTCGCTGCAGGGCGCTCGCCTCGGCACCATCGACATCACGGTGACCGGCAACCCCTATTTCACCTCCTTCGCCCCGCAGGTGAACGTCCTCGACCTGCCGTTTCTGTTTGAATCGCCCGAGCACGCCTACCGCGTCCTCGACGGGGAGGTGGGCGAGGAGCTGATGACCTCCATCAACGAAGTCGGCCTCCAGGGGCTCGCCTTCTGGGAGATCGGCTTCCGCAACCTCACCAACAACGAGCGCCCGATCAACACCCCCGCGGACCTCGAGGGGCTGAAGCTGCGCACCACGCCGAACCCGGCGCACATCGAGGCGTTCACGATCCTCGGCGCCAACCCTGCGCCGATGCCCTTCGCCGAACTCTACAGCGCGCTCCAGACCGGCACCGTGGACGGGCAGGAGAACCCGACCACGCACATCTACCACTCCAATTTCCACGAGGTGCAGAAGTACCTCTCGATCACAGAACACGCCTACACCGCGGCGCCGCTGGTGATGAACCAGGCGAAGTTCGACGGGCTGCCCGAGGACCAGCAGGAGGCGCTGAAGGTCGCCGGCAAGATCGCCGCCGCCTACGAGCGTGAGCTGAACCGCGTGCTCGAGACCTCGAGCCTGGAGGCGATGAAGGCCGCCGGGGTCGAAATCGTCATGGAGCCGGACGTCGCCGCCTTCCGCGAACTCGTCGCCGAGAAGACGCGCGCGATGTACGCCGAGAAGTTCGGCGACGATCTGCTCGTGAAGATCGACGCGCTGGCGCCCTCCGCGCAGTAACCCGGTGATCCCCCGCATCGAGTGGGCGGCGACGTGGCTCTGGCGCGTCGCCGTCGCGGGCCTGATGCTCGCCATCACCGCGATCACGATCGCGCAGGTGGTGGCGCGCTACGGCCTCAACAATTCCATCGTCTGGGGGGAGGAGCTGAACCGGCTCCTCTTCGTGTGGCTGATCGTCCTGGGGGCGGCCGGCGCCGACCACATGCGCATCGGCCTCCTGGCCGACCGGCCGGCGCTGAAACGCCCGCTCGGCATCGTCGCCGCGGTGGGCGCGCTGGGCGCCATCGCGCTGCTGGCCTGGGGCGCGTTCAAGCTCCAGTCGATGTTCGCGTTCGACCGCTACGTCACCCTCGACCTTTCCAAGTGGTGGTACTTCGCCGCGCTCACGGTGGGCGGTTCGGTCTGGGCCATCGCCATGGTCTGGCGTGAGGTCGTCCACCCCGGAGGCGGCGCACCGCAATGATTGCACTCATTCTGGTCGGGACGATGGTCGTCCTGGCGCTGCTGGGCGTGCGCCTCGTCTTCGCCATCCTGATCGCCTCGGTGGTGACGCTGCTGGTCTACCGGCCCAACATCCCGTTCGCGGTGGTGGCGCAGCAGTTCCTCTCGGGGCTCGACAATTTCCTGCTGCTGGCGGTCGCCTTCTTCTTCCTGGCGGGCGAGCTGATGAACCGCGGCGGCGTCACCCGGCGGATCGTGGCGTTCGCGCAGACCTGCGTCGGGCATGTCCGTGGCGGGCTGGGGCACGTCAACGTGCTTTCCTCGGTGTTCTTCTCCGGGATTTCCGGCTCCGCCGTCGCCGACACCGCGGCCGTCGGCTCGGTGATGATCCCGGCGATGGAAAAGTCCGGCTTTTCGCGCGGGTTCGCCGCCGCCATCACGCAGACGTCGAGCGTCATCGGGCCGATCATCCCGCCCTCAATCCCGATGATCGTCTACGCGGTGCTGGCGCAGGTCTCGGTCGGCAAGATGTTCCTCGCCGGCATCGTGCCGGGGCTCGTCGTCGCGCTCTGTCTGATGGTGGTGGTCTACGTCATCTCCGTCATCCGCAACTACCCGTCCGACCCATGGGCCGGCTTCCGCGCCATCTTCCGGGCCGGGGTCGGCGCGCTGGTCGCGCTGCTGACGCCGGTGATCATCGTCGGCGGCATCCTGGGCGGCGTCATGACGGCGACGGAGGCTGGCGCGGTGGCGGTCGTCTACGCGTTCGTCATCGGCAAGTTCTGGTTCCGCGAGCTGACCTTCGGCGACTGCTTCATGGCCCTCGTTGAGGCGGCGAAGGGGACGGCGACCGTCCTCGTCATCGTCGGCGCGTCGGCCTTGTTCGCCTGGATCGTCGCCGACCTCAAGGTCTCGCGCATGGCGGCCGAGGCGATCTTCACCGTCACGACCGACCCGTTCTGGGTGCTCGTCCTGGTGATGCTCTTCGTCCTGGTGATCGGGCTCTTCCTGGATCCGCTCGCCGCGCTCGTCATCGTCGTGCCGGTGTTCCTGCCGACCATGGTGAGCCTCGGGATCGATCCGATCCACTTCGGCGTGCTCATCGTGCTCAACCTGATGATCGGGCTGACGACGCCGCCGGTCGGGTACCTCATCTACCTGTCGGCCTACATCGCCAAGGAGCGGCCGGAGGTGGTGATCCGCGAGAGCCTGCCGTTCCTCGCCGCGCTCATCGTGGCACTGCTCATCTGTCTCGTCTTCCCGGCCGTCGTGTTGACCCTGCCGGGTCTCTATAAGGGCTGAACGCTCATGAAGATCTACGATCTCTCCATGCCGATCGACGAAGGCCACCTGCGCTGGCCGGTGGAGCGCCTGAAGAAGGGCGACTTCGCCGCCGGCGACCTTTTCGAGGTGAGCGGAATCAGGACCACCTGCCACGGCTTCACCCATGTCGACGCGCCGCGCCACATGGTGCCGGGCGGCGACACGCTGGACGCGCTGGATCTGTCGCGCGTGTGCGGCCCCGCCGCGGTGATCGACCTTACCGACATTCAGCCCAACGAAGAGGTGACGGCCGCCCGCCTCGCCGAGCGCGCGGGACACCTGGAGCGCGGGCAGATCGCGATGTTCCGCTCCTGCTGGGACGAGCAGCGCGACTGGAACGACGCCTCGTTCTGGCGCGACGCGCCGTACATGTCGCGCGAGGCGTCGCAGTGGCTGCTGGAGCGGGGGCCGACCGCGGTCGCCTTCGACTTCCCGCAGGACTACACGATCCGCCTGATGCTGGACGGAGAGATGCGCCCGATCCCCGAGCACGTCACCCACGACGTGCTCCTGCGCAACAAGGTGACGCTGATCGAGTATCTGGTGAACACGCGCCAGGTGACGACGCCGACCACCTTCCTCAGCGCGCTGCCGATCCGCTACGCGGGGTCCGACGGCGCGCCGGCCCGCGTCGTCGCCATCGACATGGGCTGACGAGGTGGCCCGGCCGGGTCGACCCTCGGCCGGACCCGCGTCGCCTCAGGGGTGAAAGCGGGACCAGGCGCGGCCGAAGCCGGCGGCGATGTCGCCCCAGGCAGCCTCGAAGTTGGTGCGGTGCTTCTCCCATTCGGCGTAGGAGCTGTCGGTCAGCTCGCGCATCTGCTTCTGCGCCTGGTCGGCGTGCGCCCGCATCTCGATCAGCTGCCGCTCGTATTCCTCACGGGCGGACTGCGACGCGGCCTTCATCTTCGCCTCGGTCTTGCTGATCTGCTCGTTCCATTCGTCGAGCTTGCTCTTGGCCGCTTCGATATAGTCGTCTCGCGACTGCATGTGTGTCCCCCCTTGTTGTGTCGTCCCGGGTGCCGGCGCGCACGCGCGTGCGCCTCCCTGCGGTGTGAGCTTGTTGATCACACCATGAAACGTCAACCGTACTCGGCGGCCCCGGCCCGTGCGGCACATGCCGCGGGGGCTACCGTTCCGCGCGACGGCGAGCTAGGTCGAGGGCGTGAACCGACGTTCCATCGGCTCGCGCCGAAGAACGGGCGCGGGCCGGTGGCCGAAGTTGAGGCGTATCGATGGCGGCAATATTCATCCACGTAGGCTACGGAAAGTGCGGCTCGACGGCGATCCAGCGGTGGCTGGAGCAGAACGCCGGCGAGTTGCGCGGCGAGGGCGCCTTCGTGTGCGGGACCTTCTTGCAGCACTGTCCGAATGCACCGTACCGCTCGGTCCCCGAAATGGTCCGTGCGATGCGCGACGCGCCGGATACGCCCGACACCATCCACGACGCGCTGGCCGCCGCCGCGACCGAGAAGTCGCCGGTGATCTGGTCGGTCGAGACGCTGCAACGGCGTTACGGGCTGATGACCCCGATCATCCGCCGGCTGAAGGAGGCGGGACACGACGTGCGCGTGGTGGTCTATTTGCGCAACCATGCCTCGTGGCTGCTGTCGGCCTACGCGCAGTGGGGGATCAAGCATCCGACGTCGCGGCGCAAGGAAGCCCCCTTCATCATGAGCTTCGAGGAGTTTGCCGAGCACCGCAGCGCGGACCTCGACTATCTCTCTGTGCTGGCCAACTGGGAGGCGACGGGGGCCACGGTCATGCCGCGCTCCTACGACGCGCTGGACGACGTGGTGGACGACTTCGCCCGCGTGGTCGGCCTCACTGGGCGCAACGACGGCAGACGCGCCAACCCGCCCTTGCAGACCTCGACCCTGGCGCTGCTGAAGGGGTTGCAGAGCGTGCGCCGCGCGCCGGCGACGATCGGCAGCTTCGAGAGGATGCTGCGCAACGCCAAGCTCGCCGACGCGGGGATCGCGGAGGCCTCCGTCGATCTCGTCGCGCTGGACGAGGCGGAGCTGAACGCCCTGCACGCCACCTTCGCGGCGCAGCGCGAGGTGCTGCGCGAACGCTACGGCGTCGACCTCGACGAGACCGCGCCGCGCAACGTTCTGGCGCGCGACAACCCCTCCAACGACGACCTCGTGGCGATCCTGTCGCTGGTGTGCTTCTCGCTCCACGAGCGCGTGGAGGCCCTGGAAGCGGCCCTCGCGGCGCGAACCTGAGAGCCGCGCCTCTCGGCCGCGGCGGGCGGGCGCGACGCGTGTCCGCCGGCGACGCGGCGCGATCGCCCCGCGGCGCGATCGGCCCGGGCGACTGGGGGGGGGGGGCGACTGTGCGGAGACGACCGCCGGCCGGGGTGGGGAGCGCATCGCGAGCCCGAGCCGGCGCCGAGGGGCGTCTGCGTTGGTGGGAGGGGATCTGCGGACGACGCTGCCTGCGCGGGGGGGCGCCGGGCGGCGGCGTGATCGACGATGTCCGTCGGGGCGGGTGGTTGGGAAACCTCAAACGATGTGGAGAGGTCTGGTAGGCGCACACGGACTCGAAC
This portion of the Acuticoccus sp. I52.16.1 genome encodes:
- a CDS encoding ABC transporter permease gives rise to the protein MSPVVRRKIYSVILIVGVFVFWEVFCRAFGISSLVLPKPSEIYTTFVQYAPAIAPHAYQTLYTTLVGFAFGVAIGLTLGVLIGSSKLAFDTAYPLLVGISSIPKVAVVPIFVLWFGAGTVPAILTAMIICIFPIVVNVATGIATVEPELEDVMKSMKASKLDILWNVGLPRAMPYFFASLKVAITLAFVGSVIAETVASNRGIGNMMMIASSSFNVPLVFAGLAILSFLGVALYVVFSLIERRVTGWALRKSA
- a CDS encoding TRAP transporter substrate-binding protein encodes the protein MKMRTMALGATLAAALATGASAETLRFGHYANTSDTPHKAAEMFAWIVDNMTGGDLTVEIYPAGELGNSANSLQGARLGTIDITVTGNPYFTSFAPQVNVLDLPFLFESPEHAYRVLDGEVGEELMTSINEVGLQGLAFWEIGFRNLTNNERPINTPADLEGLKLRTTPNPAHIEAFTILGANPAPMPFAELYSALQTGTVDGQENPTTHIYHSNFHEVQKYLSITEHAYTAAPLVMNQAKFDGLPEDQQEALKVAGKIAAAYERELNRVLETSSLEAMKAAGVEIVMEPDVAAFRELVAEKTRAMYAEKFGDDLLVKIDALAPSAQ
- a CDS encoding TRAP transporter small permease; protein product: MIPRIEWAATWLWRVAVAGLMLAITAITIAQVVARYGLNNSIVWGEELNRLLFVWLIVLGAAGADHMRIGLLADRPALKRPLGIVAAVGALGAIALLAWGAFKLQSMFAFDRYVTLDLSKWWYFAALTVGGSVWAIAMVWREVVHPGGGAPQ
- a CDS encoding TRAP transporter large permease, with protein sequence MIALILVGTMVVLALLGVRLVFAILIASVVTLLVYRPNIPFAVVAQQFLSGLDNFLLLAVAFFFLAGELMNRGGVTRRIVAFAQTCVGHVRGGLGHVNVLSSVFFSGISGSAVADTAAVGSVMIPAMEKSGFSRGFAAAITQTSSVIGPIIPPSIPMIVYAVLAQVSVGKMFLAGIVPGLVVALCLMVVVYVISVIRNYPSDPWAGFRAIFRAGVGALVALLTPVIIVGGILGGVMTATEAGAVAVVYAFVIGKFWFRELTFGDCFMALVEAAKGTATVLVIVGASALFAWIVADLKVSRMAAEAIFTVTTDPFWVLVLVMLFVLVIGLFLDPLAALVIVVPVFLPTMVSLGIDPIHFGVLIVLNLMIGLTTPPVGYLIYLSAYIAKERPEVVIRESLPFLAALIVALLICLVFPAVVLTLPGLYKG
- a CDS encoding cyclase family protein, translated to MKIYDLSMPIDEGHLRWPVERLKKGDFAAGDLFEVSGIRTTCHGFTHVDAPRHMVPGGDTLDALDLSRVCGPAAVIDLTDIQPNEEVTAARLAERAGHLERGQIAMFRSCWDEQRDWNDASFWRDAPYMSREASQWLLERGPTAVAFDFPQDYTIRLMLDGEMRPIPEHVTHDVLLRNKVTLIEYLVNTRQVTTPTTFLSALPIRYAGSDGAPARVVAIDMG